DNA from Roseomonas gilardii subsp. gilardii:
TGTCCACCAGCGTCAGGCTGCGCACCCGGCCGGGCGCCTGGGCGGCGAGCGACTGGGCGATCATCCCGCCGATGGAGATGCCGGCGACATGGGCGCTTTCCACCCCCATCAGGTCCAGCAGCCCCAGCATGTCGCGGGCCATGCCCTCGATGCTGTAGGGGCCGGGGGTGACGCCACTCATTCCATGGCCGCGCAGGTCCGGGCGGATGACGCGGTAGCGGTTCGAGAAGGCCTGGGCCGGCTCCTCCCAGATCCCGGCATTCGTGCCCAGCGAGTGGAGCAGGAACAGGACCTCGCCATTGGCGGGGCCGGAGACCTGCGCCTGAAAGGTGGTGCCGTCCAGACGGAGAAACATCGTGAGCCTCCCGAAAGCCTAGCTGGGACAAAGCCGCCCGGTCACGGCTTCGCCCTTTCGCGCCGGCTCCGCAAGCCCCTTTTTCGGAAAGTTTTTCCAGAAAAGGGGCCCCATGGCCTCCCCGACGCCGGAGTTCCCTGGGGATCAGCCCGGCCTGTTGCCCACCATCTCCGCGAAGTGCCGCAGCATCCGCTCCGGATCGGGCTCGCGCCCGGTGAAGAGGCGGAAGGCCTGCACCGCCTGGAAGACAGCCATGCCGCCGCCGCTCAGCGTCCGGCAGCCCAGCGCGCCGGCGGTGCGCAGCAGTTCCGTTTCCAGCGGGAAATAGACGATCTCGGACACCCAGAGCGCAGGGCGCAGCAGTTCCGCCGGCAGCGGCAGGCCGGGATGCGCGGCCATGCCGGTCGGGGTGCAGTGAACCAGCCCGTCCGCCGCCGCCATGGCGGCCGGCAGGTTGGCGCAGGCCACCGCCCGCCCCGCACCGAAACGCTCCGACAGGGAGGCGGCGAGCGCCTGGGCCCGGGCGGGGTCCATGTCCTGGATGGTCAGCTGCCCGACGCCCATGGTCAGCAGCGCATGCGCCACCGCCGCCCCGGCCCCGCCGGCGCCGAGTTGCACCACGCGGTCCAGCGCCACGCCTTCCATGTTGCGGCGGAAGGCCTCGGCATAGCCGGACCAGTCGGTGTTGTGGCCGATCCGCTTCCCGTCCCGCAGCAGCACGGTGTTCACCGCGCCCAGCGCCGCCGCGTCGGGGGACAGTTCGTCCAGCAGCGGGATCACCGCCTGCTTGCAGGGGTGGGTGATGTTGAGCCCGGTGAAGCCCATGCGCTCCGCCGCCTGCAACAGCTCCGGCAGCGCCTCCACGCCCAGGCCCAGGGCATGCAGGTCGATCAGTTTGTACAGGGAGC
Protein-coding regions in this window:
- a CDS encoding shikimate dehydrogenase, whose translation is MARQAVLCGLIGHGIQASLTPSMHEREGDEQGLRSLYKLIDLHALGLGVEALPELLQAAERMGFTGLNITHPCKQAVIPLLDELSPDAAALGAVNTVLLRDGKRIGHNTDWSGYAEAFRRNMEGVALDRVVQLGAGGAGAAVAHALLTMGVGQLTIQDMDPARAQALAASLSERFGAGRAVACANLPAAMAAADGLVHCTPTGMAAHPGLPLPAELLRPALWVSEIVYFPLETELLRTAGALGCRTLSGGGMAVFQAVQAFRLFTGREPDPERMLRHFAEMVGNRPG